A window of Mucilaginibacter robiniae genomic DNA:
TCAGGGATGCTTTACCATGCCGGTCTTCAATGATCTCCATCAGGGCAGCCCTGTTTTGTGCATCAAAAGGCTGCAAGCCAAAGTCATCGAGTATGAGCAGTTGCTGGCGTTCAATCTTTGCGATCTCTTTGATGTAGGAGCCATCAGCCTTGGCCATCTTGAGTTTGGCAAATAGCTTGGGTGTACTGGCATAGAATACCCTATAGCCCTGCATACAGGCCTGGTAACCAATAGCAGAGGCGATGTAGCTTTTGCCAATGCCGGTGCTGCCGGTCAGGAGCACATTCTCATTGCGCTCAATGAAGGTGCAGTCCGCCAGGCGCATGACCAGGTTGCGGTCAATGCTCCGCTCTGCCTGGTAGTTCACCTCTTCAATGGACGCTTTGTAGCGGAACTTGGCATGATAGATCTGGCGCTCTATACGCCGGTTATGCCGGTCATCCCATTCGGCATCCACCAGGTAGGCCAAGAGTTCATCGGCCGTGTAGTGATCTGTTTGCCCGGTTTCCAGGCTGCTTTGAAAAGCATGGAACATGCCGAAGAACTTCATCTTCCGCAGTTTGTCTAAAGTGTTTGTATTCATATGACTTGATTCGTGTTTACTGGTAATAGTCTTCGCCTCTGATGTTATCATGCTCGGGCATGGTAAGTTCATTGGCAAATAAGCTTTCTTCGTACTGATCGAGGTTCTTTTCCAGGATCATTTGTATGGTCTTGTAACTGTACATGCCATAACTCAGGCCTCTTCTGCAGGCCAGGATCAGGCGTTCATTCCCGGCTTTACGGGCAAAGCCCAGCACACCGATGCAGGATCGGTAAGCCTGCTCTGCATGGTGCCTGCGGCTAAGGATATGCTGGATATAAAGGCGCAC
This region includes:
- the istB gene encoding IS21-like element helper ATPase IstB, with the translated sequence MNTNTLDKLRKMKFFGMFHAFQSSLETGQTDHYTADELLAYLVDAEWDDRHNRRIERQIYHAKFRYKASIEEVNYQAERSIDRNLVMRLADCTFIERNENVLLTGSTGIGKSYIASAIGYQACMQGYRVFYASTPKLFAKLKMAKADGSYIKEIAKIERQQLLILDDFGLQPFDAQNRAALMEIIEDRHGKASLIITSQLPVSKWHEVIGEKTIADAILDRIVHSAHRLDLKGESMRKKRRADEKEISYQ